The proteins below are encoded in one region of Coffea arabica cultivar ET-39 chromosome 4c, Coffea Arabica ET-39 HiFi, whole genome shotgun sequence:
- the LOC140004729 gene encoding uncharacterized protein, with product MVQQFQYGGNATEDPNSHLSAFLEICDTIKFNGVSDDAIKLRLFPFSLRDKAKEGETLYEIWERYRELQRRCPHHGLSDWLVVQIFYNGLTYSTKTHVDVAAGEALMGKTAEEAQQLIEEMAANNYKWANE from the exons ATGGTACAACAATTTCAATATGGAGGTAATGCTACCGAAGATCCAAATTCTCACTTGTCAGCATTTCTTGAAATCTGTGATACAATTAAGTTTAATGGTGTTAGTGATGATGCAATTAAACTTCGCTTGTTTCCATTTTCGCTAAGGGACAAGGCCAAG GAAGGAGAGACATTGTATGAAATTTGGGAGCGCTATCGGGAATTGCAACGAAGATGTCCTCATCATGGGTTATCAGATTGGCTAGTAGTCCAAATATTTTATAATGGCCTCACCTATTCAACAAAGACGCATGTAGATGTGGCAGCGGGAGAAGCATTGATGGGAAAGACAGCCGAGGAAGCTCAACAATTGATTGAAGAAATGGCTGCTAACAACTACAAATGGGCAAACGAATGA